The following proteins are encoded in a genomic region of Magallana gigas chromosome 1, xbMagGiga1.1, whole genome shotgun sequence:
- the LOC105335188 gene encoding tetratricopeptide repeat protein 23, which produces MSDEEEFGIGVGGPMVVEVKGRSRTPGSSRSPRRHHNDSDEYSEDDGWSASEDNESDDESVVPTHRSQRMSQRSPRKNGRSKIDMTPPDKKLKVAEKKVVRFTENGKVDKVITELTKCLALNRILHGAGHWKLARCHANLAEAYLDLKSYAVQAEYHTENAKSIMLNSVTSYTTDQEKADIYDVLFKIYYIQGRALAALKKYNEADQMLAKTEKVIGELNKLSCVDDNQLDDYEIKLTQATARLQWKQKKYALASSQYDKLLKLMEDRYGDDSILLIPVYQECGKLEQSKGRYANHERAIDMFLQAHSIAGSHYKDGHAQLIDTSLALAQAYSSTGDEDGEAAAEKYMNESLATCQMIHGPHHKQTLLVQDELARLYIRTDRNAEALSLLSSSVKDKCEVYGDYSENVSDTYKMMASIHLSQGNIPKALKTYKKCHDIECLVLGKGHKKAKDTERTIDILMATPGISNQVVLSKGDELKKRPKFNAIVKGSQNLGGCKAAFD; this is translated from the exons ATGTCTGATGAGGAAGAGTTCGGGATTGGTGTGGGTGGTCCAATGGTTGTAGAGGTCAAAGGTCGAAGCAGGACCCCAGGCTCCTCAAGGTCGCCTCGACGACATCATAACGACTCTGATGAATACTCTGAAGATGATGGATG GTCTGCCTCGGAAGATAATGAAAGTGACGATGAGTCCGTCGTTCCCACACACAGAAGTCAGAGAATGTCACAACGATCCCCTCGCAAAAATGGCCGCTCCAAAATTGACATGACACCCCCTGACAAGAAACTTAAAGTTGCTGAAAAGAAAGTAGTGAGATTTACAGAAAATGGCAAG GTGGATAAAGTCATCACAGAGCTTACCAAATGTCTGGCTCTGAATCGGATTCTGCATGGAGCCGGACACTGGAAGCTGGCTCGTTGTCATGCCAATCTGGCAGAAGCCTATCTGGATCTGAAAA GTTATGCAGTACAGGCAGAATACCACACAGAAAATGCCAAATCCATTATGTTGAATTCAGTGACTAGCTACACGACGGACCAGGAGAAAGCGGACATCTACGACGTTCTGTTCAAGATCTACTACATTCAGGGCCGGGCTCTGGCCGCGTTAAAGAAGTACAACGAAGCAGATCAGATGTTGGCCAAGACGGAAAAAGTGATCGGCGAGCTGAACAAGCTGTCCTGTGTGGACGACAACCAGCTGGATGATTACGAGATCAAGCTCACGCAAGCCACTGCAAG ATTACAATGGAAACAGAAGAAGTATGCATTGGCTTCGTCTCAGTATGACAAACTCTTGAAGCTGATGGAGGATCGCTATGGCGACGACTCCATCCTTCTGATCCCTGTGTATCAGGAGTGTGGAAAA TTGGAACAGAGTAAAGGAAGAtacgcaaatcatgagagagcCATAGACATGTTTCTTCAGGCACATTCCATCGCTGGCTCACA TTACAAGGATGGCCACGCCCAGTTGATTGACACCTCCTTGGCCCTGGCCCAGGCATACAGTAGTACAGGGGATGAAGATGGTGAAG CTGCTGCTGAAAAATACATGAATGAAAGTCTGGCGACTTGCCAAATGATTCACGGTCCGCACCACAAACAGACACTGTTGGTACAGGACGAGCTAGCGCGGCTCTACATCAGAACGGACAGGAACGCT GAAGCACTCAGCCTTCTCTCCTCCAGTGTGAAAGATAAATGCGAAGTTTATGGTGACTACTCAGAAAATGTTTCGGACACATACAAAATGATGGCCTCCATACACCTGTCCCAGGGCAATATCCCTAAAGCCCTGAAAACTTACAAAAAG TGTCATGACATCGAGTGTCTCGTTTTGGGGAAAGGTCACAAGAAGGCCAAGGATACAGAGAGAACGATTGATATCCTAATGGC aactCCTGGGATTTCCAATCAAGTTGTGTTGAGTAAAGGAGATGAACTAAAGAAGAGACCAAAATTTAACGCAATTGTGAAAGGCAGCCAGAACCTCGGAGGATGTAAAGCAGCTTttgattga